In Clarias gariepinus isolate MV-2021 ecotype Netherlands chromosome 21, CGAR_prim_01v2, whole genome shotgun sequence, the sequence CATGGCTTTGTCTGAGCACAATGGTGGAAAAAGGCTCCTGTTTAAGCCGTGGGGTTCTTGAGATATGGCCGCTCACCCTACTTGTGGTTTGaagtttaaatacagtatgctgtttgtgaggaatAAACACCTGGTGTTGTCCTGTTGAAAGAAACTAACCAGCGATAGCATGATGTGATAAAGCGGAGGACCTCCTGTTATTACcatgaagttgattattttactaTATACTCTTAAAGAACAACACAAGGGGCAGGATTTAAAGATTACACGTCCCTGTTAATGAGCTGTCGCTATGGAAACgataatgtattaatataaaccCACGTTACCGTCTGAGCCGCTGTTACAGAAAGTTAATAAACTGGGCCTGTGTCCTGACCCCAGTCCTGTGATTCTGCTCACGGTGGAGCCGTCAGTGTCTATAGAGTGGAATTACACTACAGATCAGGTTTCACTCATCACCACtgatctcttcttctctttctctagcTGTGTGCTCCGGTCCCGCcctgcgtctctctctctctctctctctctctctctttgtctctctctttctctctctctctctctctctgtctctgtaagAGAAGATGAGCCGGTCTCCCACTCCTAAAGACATGTCGGCGCAGCACAGCCCGGTGGACGGAGAGTGCGTGGTGATGGACGCGGTTCAGTCGCCGCCGGAGCAGGTCACACCAACCAGCAGCTCAAAGACTCGCATCTCCAGCCTTCTGAAGAGCcccgtgagtgtgtgtgtgcgtgtgtgtgtatgtgcgtgtgagAAAGAGGCTGTACAAAAAGTacacgtactgtacatgcacacacagtcatGTGAACGCTATCCTAATTTTACTCCTTACACCCTACTGACCCACTCCcatccctctctccttctctttctctccttccctctcatTAGGTTCCCAACGATATGATTAGCTCTACAGCTTAGCCATAATCTGTCCTGAATCACCTCtcacagctacacacacacacacacagacacagacacacacacatacacagtgcattAGAGagaaattgagaacaggagtgCATTAGTAAGTGCAACAGATACAgggggagatagagagagacagatggagagcaacacagagggagagagagagacagaaagagctTAGAAATGTGCATTAGGGCTAGAAAGTATATTAAACAgtctgtcagagagagagagagagaatggataGTAAGAGTGACAGATAAAGGGTGTCAAAGAAGGATACAAGGAGAAACTGaagcaaactgtgtgtgtgtgtgtgtgtgtgtgtgtgtgtgtgtgtgtgtgtgtgtgtgtgtgtgtgagagagagagagagagagagagagagtaaacacTTAGTAGAGAGATGATGCTATAAAGTTTCTACTGTAAGATCCTTCACAGGACCCAGAGACCCGGCATTAAGCCGCCTCAGTGTGTGCTTTTACGACTGTAACCGATCCTAATGCATAAAGTGGGATGTGTGGTAAAAAGAGGTTTTTAAcatcgcacggttttcccgacaGGAACCCTCACACTGGATAAGCGATTTTAGTAAAGTTAGAATAATAACGTTTCATAACGTTAATAACGATTATGTTTTTCATGAACCAACAGAAGTGTGGAGCTTCATGCTGATTCACACGACATCCCTGGCTTTTTAAATATCCGGGTTTAGAATTTCAACggacacaacagcttcccacacacacacagtgcgtgTACCTCATCTTACGCAGCTCTTAGTGATGTAATGTTTTATCTCATGTTCATTTTCTTTCcgaaatattttcatattacCAAGTGTCTTAGCTCCTACATCACTCTACTGTAATACACTACATCACGTCCACTTACACGGAACACATCTCAGATGATTAGCGAGTTTTTGTACCACTTGGCTACTTGCTGATgttgttctgtattttttgtaATACTTATTCTTATACACACACGTTAGCTAGCATTATGTTCCCAAGTGGTCCAGGGATAAACATACCGTTATTTGCTGCAGCAGCTGAAGTTTGAGTCCATCAGTTTGGTATTAATATAGTTTTGAAGTCATTTTTGCAGCGTTGTGTTTGGGCCATTCGTTATCCCACCATATAGTCAACGTTGTTCTGATGTCATTTCATCAACGTGgttctaactttcaaaaacaactcAATACCAACACTTTCCTAACGTCACCACAATGTTCTGTCAGATGAAGATTCCTCACAGATATTAATGCTGTACGAGCTTAGTGCCGTCActagtaaatattttaaagactGCTAATCAGACTCAATCTCACTTATTGACGTACTATTCAAGTGCAGTGGGTATGTCTGATCtgctctatataagatatctgcAGTCTGATCTACGCTGTAAAAGTTTTGTGTTCTAATGTACTCTATACAATATACGATATCTGGGTTCTGATCGATGCTACACAAGATATCTGTGATCTGATCTCTATATAAGGTATCAGTGGTCTAATCTACTCTACATGAGACATCAACAGTCTGATCTATTCTATTTAAGATATCTGCAATCTGATCTACTCTGTGTAAGAgatctgtggtctgatctatTAAATATAAGATATCCGCCTTCTGATCTGTTCTATAAAATATATCTTTCTAACCTAATCTTTAAAAGACCTGGGTTCTGATCTGCtccataaaatatatacagtgaggtcaataagtatttgatcatcctgtgattttgcaagttctcttactgagaaatcatggagggtctacagTTTTCAGcgtaggtgcatttccactgtgagagacagaatctaaaaaagaaaaatccggaaatcacattgtatgatttttaaacaaattattggtgaattactgtgtcaaataagtattggatcacttgcttatcagccagatttctgaccctcaaagacctgcttttaaatagtccagctacactctgctcatgattctaaattagtagcacctgtttgaggtcgttagccgtcataaagacacctgtgcaccccacaatcagccaaagtctaagtagatacatggggtatcaatgatgctaagaatggtgaagaatcagcccagaactacacgggaggagctggtcaatgtcgtgaagagagctgggaccatcgtttccaaagataccatcagtaatacactaagacgtcatggtttaaaatctttcaTCGCATGGAAGGTTCCCCTgtttaagtcagcccatgtccaaaCTTGTCCAACCCATGTCCAAACTGCCCATGTGCAAAGCCCCGAAACCTGACAGatctagagaagatctgtatggaggagtgggccaaaatccctcctgcagtgtgtgcaaacctggtgaagaactacaggaaccgtttgacctctgtaattgttaacaaaggcttctgtaccaaatattaaaattttttgattcaagtgatcaaatacttatttgacacagtaattcacaaataaataaataaaaaaaatcatacagtgtgatttctggatttttctttttagattctgtctctcacagtggaaatgcacctatgctaaaaattgtagaccgtccatgatttctaagtaagggaacttgcaaaatcacagggtgatcaaatacttattgacctcactgtatatgtgttctgatctactctatataagttGTCTGCGGTCTGACCTACTTTGTGTAAGCTATCCATGGTCAGATCTACCGTCTGTAAAATAtatgtggtctgatctactctatatgagatatctgtggtctgatctactctatacaAGATATCATTGGGTTAGCTGTTAACTGTTTACTGTCGTCTAAACCTCTGGAGACATGTCTCACACATCAAACACATAAAAATGTCGGACTCCACTTCCCGTAATCAGGGCTGTCCCCTTTTACACAGATCTCATCTCGCCCCAGTGACCGCCACCGCTCCCGGCTTAGaggcacaacaacaacaacctcaaGTCTGTATCTGTGCCTTTTACACTGAATGCCAAGGCGCAATGATGGTGCAATATTCCCACCTTGAACAAGCTGTGTGAAAGAgatagagaaggagagagagagagatagtgtgtgtgtgtgagagagagagagaaagaaagagagagagagagtgtgggagggaaatCAGTTATACTATCAGCATGTTGGCGTAGCTGTCGCTAGAgtggaaagagagggagagaactTTTATATGCAGGAATTACTGCAGGCTCTACTAAGAggtaccctgtgtgtgtgtgtgtgtgtgtgtgtgtgtctttgaatGTGTGTAGATAGATGAGGGTAAGTGTCAACTTGTTTGTGCTGTGTTtgttgagtatgtgtgtgtgtgtgtgtgtgtgtgtgtgtgtgtgtctttgaatGTGTGTAGATAGATGAGGGTAAGTGTCAActtgtttgtgttgtgtttgttgagtatgtgtgtgtgtgtgtgtgtgtgtgttctttgctaaaatagtgggtgtaatttttttctttctttctttagtgtatttgcatttgtgtttatacacatgtgtgtgtgcgtgtgtgcagtCGTTTCGTGAGGAGTTGGACATGCTGATTCAGGAGCAGATGAAGAAAGGCGGGAGCTCATCCAGTCTGTGGGCTCTCACGCAGATCGCTGACTTCATGGCCTCTCATGGCTCTCCTGCTGCACTGCCTTCCTGTGAGCAaaagacacgcacacacacacacacacacacacacacacacacacagtatatgtagtgattgtactgtaaatactgtattagTGTAAAAGTGAAGCCACAATGGCTCCGAGGCCATCTAGTGGCTGGTTGCGGTACAGTCGTTTAGTTTTACTCATTCACCTGTAACTGAACTGGAAGAGTCACTTTTCGTTAGTAGAAAGTTATGTATGTGCAAATTATTTTGTTGGGAATAGTATTCTGTCagattttttggtttgtttgtattttttttttgtttattacaagTTTACTTGTTCTTAATACATTTACTCTCTCTTGTTTTCcttcttataaatgtgtttagatGTGTTTAAAAGGGCGTGGTTGATGAAGTGATTAacagtagacacacacacacacacacacacacacgtacacgtaCACACTTTCCGATATGTTGCTGAAGCTCTGCCCAGTTCAGTAGTAAAGCCCTCTCGTTAAAGTCCCTCAGTGGGAAGTTAATTGCCATTTTTCTGGAATATTCTGGAACATTCTAAAGTCTGAGCTAGCTTGTTTTGATACGATAACTAACAAACCAATGTGAGTGACGGAGTGACCACCTTCTGGTCTTGCTCTCCCTCATCTTCCTTTCggtttaaatccttttttacgAAAATACGAATTCTTTCTCATCCACTTTCTTTTAACAGTGTATTCACCCTTTCCAAATTCCCACTGGTCCCACTGGTCCTTCCCTAAAGGAGAGCGCTCCTCTAGCATTAGCTAGTTTTAACCAATGTTAGCTAAGACGAGCCGACATGGTCCAACACTAGCTAAAACTAGCTGACACTGGGCGTGTTTTAGAGGTCAGAATGAGAGGAAAATCATAAAGAGATGCAGTTTTTCTCCTCAGAAACTCTCTTGTGTTTGGTGTAAAAGATGACGCAGGTGCTTCCATTAGAATATTTTTAGGTGATAAATGCTAGTTTACATTAGCATTAACACTGCAGATTACCATAGAAGATTAGTGAGTGTTGCTCAGTCAGTCATAACTCAGTGCGCAGAAATCTTTCCCTGAGGAGGTAAATGAGTAAACCTGTGAGGAACTCGATTCTGACTGCAGTGCTGTAAGCGGTGTACACCTTACTGTAACGCTCGACTTCATGCTCTCAGCTAACCATTAGCATGACCTGtttactctcattcacacaacACCTTTCTCATTTACTTCACTCTCTCTTGATATCTTTAtcgttctttttttctcttattcttTTCTTAatcattatctctctctctctctctctctctctccttgcttccttatttattttcatgtcttttGTTCTCTCGTTCCTTTCGTCCTGTTTCtctgtactatactgtatctaatctaattttcctgtcttctctctctctctctctctcctttctaaTTTTATCTCTTTATTCCTCTCTGTATTTATCTTTCCctccccctttctctttctctctctctctctgtctgcaaTTTTTATTTCTCAGATTATCCCCCTCTCTTCGCTTGTAATCCATTCCTCCTTCTTCTCTCACTtcttattaaaactttttttacacacaccctctctctctttcactctctctctctcactcgctctctctcactctctctctctctctctctccagctaTGACCATGGTAACGCCCATTAATGACCTGCATGGCTGGGATGGGGTTGCCATGGTGAAGGGGGAGCGGCTAATGCGCTGTAAGTTGGCGAGTGTTCACCGCCTGTTCGATCTGTATGGCTGGACTCAGCTCACTACGACCCGGCTCACGGTGCGCCCTACACTTATACACTACACcttcacatttacacactacaccctacacactTAGACACTACATCCTAAACCCTACTCACTTGCACACTATCCCCTATGTCCTATAACCTGCACcccacacacttacactctacACATTTACTCACTATACCTGACACcctacacacttacacactacatcttacactttacacatttacacacaatacaCTACACCCTATACcctacacatttacacactgcaatctacacacttacacattacaCCTTTTTCCGtccacacttacacactatacCTTACACCCTACATACTACACtctacacacttacacatcatACCTCACACCCTGGACACTATACCCTACTTACTGCGCACTACACACTGTATCCTACATATACCCTAATCAGTATATCATGCTGAGTCCTATATCCTGCTCAGTACACTATAAACCCTACACCTTATACCCTACTCTTTAACCCATAGCACCctacacaccacactacacacaaTACGTTACACACTTCACACTTAACCTTACACTCTACACCCCGCAGTACATACTTCCCGAGACACTATTCCTTACACACTAGACAGTCACCACATCCTAGCTCACAGTCCATCCTTCACACTGCAACCTGAGCCCTGTATAGAGGATGGATATATTCACAGACTTTTACTGACATCAAGTGACAGAACAGTCATGTAGGCAGCTATAGGAAACACTTCTCTAAAATGTACCATGTCTAAAATGTCTCTGGCTGTCTGCTCCGTCTGTAGATGCGTATCAGTAAAGAGCAGGAGCACTTCCTGGTTCTACCTGACGGCCTGACCTACGGCGAGGTCACCGCCTCTAACCTGGTGAGAGTCTTTATTTTATACAGAATGGAGGTCATGACGGTCACCAAGtagatatgaataaaaaaaatgattcaatatttatttactccTAGGTTTCATTTTACTTGGCTGTTCTATTTTTAGTCTATTATTGGGCAGATTAATTTCAGCCGGGTCTGAATTATAGTTTCATTATAAGTGGAGATGTGGAGGATAAAATATGCATGAGCTCATTTTTAAGACATTGTCTCCTGTACACTGTAGTCTGGCTGTAATAGCTTCCAAAATTAAACTCGCCCTACACCAGAGTAGCTATATTTGGATCaatgaatgatgatgatgatgatgatgtgtgtgtgtgtgtgtgtgtgtgtgtgtgtaggtgaagGTGAATATCCTGGGTGATGTGATTGATCAGGGCAGCACTACATTAGGAGTGGACGTTTCTGCCTTCAGCCTGCACTCGGCCATTTACTCCGCCCGACCCGATGTCCGCTGCCTACTACACCTCCACACCCCGGCTACAGCTGCTGTAcgacacacatgcgcacacacacacacacacacataataataataataataataataataatatctcagTTTTATATAGCACCTTTCAAAATACCCAAGGTCGCTTTACAGTATGAGGCGTGTGTAATGTAAGCATATAAGTGGGGGGGGGGACTAGAGGCCAAGGGCCTCTGTGAAGAGATGTGTTTTGAGATACTTTTTGAACAGGGGTAGTGAGGGGGCACATTGGACATGAAGGGGTAGCTTCATTAGAGGCTCTGTCGCCAAAGGTCTTGAGTCTGCTGTGGGGGACGATCAGCTGGGTGTTGGGGTGGAGGAGGTCAGTAAGGTAGTTGGGAGCCAGTCCATGGAGAGCTTTGTAGGTGAGGAGGAGGACTTTGTAACTGATGCGGAATTTGATGGGGAGCCAGTGAAGCTGTTTGAGAATGGGAAGGATGTGGTGCCAGGGCCTAGTGCCTGTTAGAATCCGTGCAGCAGCATTCTGGACGTATTGCAGTCTATTCAGGGCTTTGTTTGGCAGACCTGACAAGATGGCATTGCAATAGTCCAGACAGGAGGAGATGAAAGAGTGGATGAGGGTCTCTCTTACTGAACAGAGAGTGAGGGCCTGAGTCTGGAGATATTCCTTAGGTGATAGAAGGCAGATTTGGTAATTCTTTTGATGTAAGACTGAAATGATAGAGTAGGATCCAGGATGATGCCCAGATTGCAGACTTCAGGGGATGGAGTCATGGAACAGCCATTCACATCTAGGTGGAGGTCCCCAACCTTCCTTAGTAGTGGTGCCTCTGCCACCACCATGAGCTCTGTTTTGCTGCTATTTAGTTTGAGAAGATTGGTGGTCATCCAGGTTTTAATATCTTGCAAGCAGTGGACAAGAGGCATTGGGGGGAGTTGGGCAGAGGGTTTGGTGCTGATGTACAGTTGTATGTCGTCAGCGTAACAATGAAAACTGAGTCCATGAGAGCGGATAATTTGTCCTAGAGGGAGCATGTATATGGTGAAGAGAAGGGGGCCAAGCACAGATCCCTGGGGGACCCCATggttgattgttgttgttgtggagtgtGAATCTTTCAGGGTGATGTATTGTTGCCGGTTtgataaatacacacatataaaaataaaattagactCATTTATACAAACTAATgcaaagacacacagacaaattAAACGTTTTGATCGATGACTGACAATCAATATTCAAAAAGCAATATTCATTAAaatcaatatataaaaagttaaataaatttttattatcataaagCACTATCTATCATTATCTAGTGATCTTTAGCAGACCACGCCTATGTCAGTCATCACTTGCTCAGGTTTTAATTTCCCTGATGTTAGGTTCAATGGCTTAACCCTAAACCATTCACTAACtacttgtttttcattttttcccacCTGCATGTGGACGACTAATAATATCTAAACTGTATCTCCACCTGTATCTGAGCGTATCATTACGTCATGAAGAACGCCATTAGCTACCTGTAACTCTTGGCTGCGTCTCTAAGCAGATTTAACTATAATGGTAGAGtgctaaaaattattttagaaaatattgatgcgttattgttattattgttttgcGGGTGCTAAGATAAAATTTCCGTCGTTGCAGCACTACAAGAAATAAACTCTTTAAACTAGCAAAATTATCTACACTGGCAAACAAAACAAGAATGGATCGGCATGTAAAGAAAGTGaggtttatgtttgtttttttttaagataatgcTGACACGGATATCCTGCTCACGGCTACCAGTTTAGCTTCGCAGCATTAGCGTTAATTTGTGTAAAACCCCTCTACACATGAATCTTTAGCACCTGACCTGTGATCTGTTTAATCCAGGTGTCGGCCATGAAGTGCGGCCTCCTGTCGCTGTCCCATGAGGCTTTGCTGGTGGGCGACGTGGCGTATTACGACTACAACGGCgtgatggaggaggaggaggacagaGTGGACCTGCAGAAGAGTCTCGGGCCTACGTGCAAGGTGATAAACACTCAGTCATCATCATCGTTAGCACACGCACGCTCACAGACACACTAAAATGTAATGGGTTTTAAGGTTCTTGTCCTGAGGAACCACGGCTTCGTGGCTCTGGGAGAATCAGTAGAGGAGGCTTTCTACAGCATCTACCACATCCAGACAGCCTGTCAGATTCAGGTAGGAGTTCATACAAGTATTACTTTAGACTAcatagagatgtgtgtgtgtgtgcgtgtaggtAATAGAAATATGCGATGTTGTAGGTTTCAGCATTGTGCTGCGCCGGAGGAGAGGAGAACCTGATCATGCTGGACCGGACCGTGCACAGACCGATCTCCACTGGCACCGTGGGCTGGGCCGGGTCCACGTTCGGTCCCATGCACAAGACTCGGCTCGGAGAGCACGAGTTCGAGGCGCTCATGAGGACTCTCGACAACCTGGTCAGAGACTGCATATATTATTAGCACTAATATtatcatcatttttattattattaatcccaCTAATAATTTAGCATCAGCACTAGCTTCCTTTAGTGCCGTGACAATACTACAAAGATCATTTGAAACACACATAGTGGATGTTGATGTGTCAGCTCTGTGCTGTAACCTGAGCTGACCCGTGTGTTCAGGGTTACCGAACAGGATACGCCTACCGCTTTCCCGTCCTCCTGGAGCGCTCCAGGACCCGCCGAGAGGTGGAGGTTCCCGCCACCGTCACCTCCTTCAGCTTCGACGCAGAGGGGAAGCGGGTGCAGACGCGACCTCAACCTCACACCCACAAACAGCAGCTGGAGAAAACGCGATGGCTGAACACTCCGAACACGTACCAAAAGGTCAACCAGGACCAGACGAGCCCCGGGCACCGCACCACGGTCAGAACAACACCGGCTTCCACGACACTCGGGCGCAATCATGTGGGATTCAGCGGTGTTTACTAGGGCTGGGTGCCGCGATAAAGATATTatatcagtgtgtgtacaggaaTAAAGCATTTAACACCGCGAAGGAGGAAAAAATTAAGATCTAAGAAGCCGAGTTtgttataaaaattaaacacgggtattaaactcaaacattttattaaattagatCATTCGCACCCAGCCGTAGTGTTCACTTACTGAAAGTATCTatctttctattattttttttcctcccactgtttccctctctctctttctaacttgtaatgtctgtctgtctcatatAATAATGATACCCAGTGCTTATTGGAAAtaccttttttctctctctctttctccccctctctccacctctctctctctccgtccctCTGCAATGCAGTGGAGATATTTCAGGATTATGAAACCGACTGCTGCAGTGTCTCTGCTGCCCTCTGGCTGATCCTCTCTCCCTGATCCTCTCTACCTGTTTAATAGTCATGATTTCATTATTCACCTCGTTTACTCATACACTTCACCTCTGACCCTGTTCGCTCCTCTCGCTTTCAGTGGCTGCGCACCGACGAGGTAGCTCAAACCGGAGGCACAGCCATCAAAATCGAGAACCCCAACCAGTTCGTTCCTCTCTTCACCAACCCTCAGGAGGTCCTGGAGACGAGGAATAAGGTACAGTGA encodes:
- the add2 gene encoding beta-adducin isoform X2 — its product is MSRSPTPKDMSAQHSPVDGECVVMDAVQSPPEQVTPTSSSKTRISSLLKSPSFREELDMLIQEQMKKGGSSSSLWALTQIADFMASHGSPAALPSSMTMVTPINDLHGWDGVAMVKGERLMRCKLASVHRLFDLYGWTQLTTTRLTMRISKEQEHFLVLPDGLTYGEVTASNLVKVNILGDVIDQGSTTLGVDVSAFSLHSAIYSARPDVRCLLHLHTPATAAVSAMKCGLLSLSHEALLVGDVAYYDYNGVMEEEEDRVDLQKSLGPTCKVLVLRNHGFVALGESVEEAFYSIYHIQTACQIQVSALCCAGGEENLIMLDRTVHRPISTGTVGWAGSTFGPMHKTRLGEHEFEALMRTLDNLGYRTGYAYRFPVLLERSRTRREVEVPATVTSFSFDAEGKRVQTRPQPHTHKQQLEKTRWLNTPNTYQKVNQDQTSPGHRTTWLRTDEVAQTGGTAIKIENPNQFVPLFTNPQEVLETRNKIRQQNRQDMKTAGPQSQLLASVITENSPPSPEKLEPPSTPEPEPPNPFNELTDQALEDYRKEVQRKQLTEDEMDGKTTDVVPNGKEEDAKQQEELEKGLKALSTSDTSESSVVPPTALPTKPPGTTPEGSPSKSPFKKKKKFKAPSFLKKSKKQKEKAEA
- the add2 gene encoding beta-adducin isoform X1; amino-acid sequence: MSRSPTPKDMSAQHSPVDGECVVMDAVQSPPEQVTPTSSSKTRISSLLKSPSFREELDMLIQEQMKKGGSSSSLWALTQIADFMASHGSPAALPSSMTMVTPINDLHGWDGVAMVKGERLMRCKLASVHRLFDLYGWTQLTTTRLTMRISKEQEHFLVLPDGLTYGEVTASNLVKVNILGDVIDQGSTTLGVDVSAFSLHSAIYSARPDVRCLLHLHTPATAAVSAMKCGLLSLSHEALLVGDVAYYDYNGVMEEEEDRVDLQKSLGPTCKVLVLRNHGFVALGESVEEAFYSIYHIQTACQIQVSALCCAGGEENLIMLDRTVHRPISTGTVGWAGSTFGPMHKTRLGEHEFEALMRTLDNLGYRTGYAYRFPVLLERSRTRREVEVPATVTSFSFDAEGKRVQTRPQPHTHKQQLEKTRWLNTPNTYQKVNQDQTSPGHRTTWLRTDEVAQTGGTAIKIENPNQFVPLFTNPQEVLETRNKIRQQNRQDMKTAGPQSQLLASVITENSPPSPEKLEPPSTPEPEPPNPFNELTDQALEDYRKEVQRKQLTEDVSGGEEVMNDTGTPPPASSPTKVPSPTKPPASEMDGKTTDVVPNGKEEDAKQQEELEKGLKALSTSDTSESSVVPPTALPTKPPGTTPEGSPSKSPFKKKKKFKAPSFLKKSKKQKEKAEA
- the add2 gene encoding beta-adducin isoform X3; the encoded protein is MLIQEQMKKGGSSSSLWALTQIADFMASHGSPAALPSSMTMVTPINDLHGWDGVAMVKGERLMRCKLASVHRLFDLYGWTQLTTTRLTMRISKEQEHFLVLPDGLTYGEVTASNLVKVNILGDVIDQGSTTLGVDVSAFSLHSAIYSARPDVRCLLHLHTPATAAVSAMKCGLLSLSHEALLVGDVAYYDYNGVMEEEEDRVDLQKSLGPTCKVLVLRNHGFVALGESVEEAFYSIYHIQTACQIQVSALCCAGGEENLIMLDRTVHRPISTGTVGWAGSTFGPMHKTRLGEHEFEALMRTLDNLGYRTGYAYRFPVLLERSRTRREVEVPATVTSFSFDAEGKRVQTRPQPHTHKQQLEKTRWLNTPNTYQKVNQDQTSPGHRTTWLRTDEVAQTGGTAIKIENPNQFVPLFTNPQEVLETRNKIRQQNRQDMKTAGPQSQLLASVITENSPPSPEKLEPPSTPEPEPPNPFNELTDQALEDYRKEVQRKQLTEDVSGGEEVMNDTGTPPPASSPTKVPSPTKPPASEMDGKTTDVVPNGKEEDAKQQEELEKGLKALSTSDTSESSVVPPTALPTKPPGTTPEGSPSKSPFKKKKKFKAPSFLKKSKKQKEKAEA